The Silene latifolia isolate original U9 population chromosome 4, ASM4854445v1, whole genome shotgun sequence region gaaaaaaacataattatgaatttatttaaaaaattagtgtttatttataagaatatagttattgaaaagataataatgtaatgaaagaaaactttatttattaccttatttagctagatgctttttgaagggaaaactaagagaatttttattctcttagtagtatggGGGATTGTCGGAAGTTTTATTTATATTGAATATGAAAATATTTGTCGTTAAGCATAAACTAAGCAGAATGTACAACTAAATATCTTGACAAATCATTATGCAAACAAAAAATACTATAGGTAAACATAATCATAGTCgttattacataaaaaattatatgaatttacagcaaaaaaaaaaaattagcataaaaaatggttttttttttgtgcgaGCATAAAAAATGGTTGATATGCACGATTAATCAACtatatctataaaatcttattaaaaggctagcctcaaAAGGCCACGcagacaatgccacgtaggataaaGAAAAGCCACGTATGCATTTGCAATGTGAAGCAGGAGCTAAGGGATTTGATCAATCGAAATTTGAggcaaattcttttgaagaaaggggATTTGCAACAGGAGTTGAAATATTGGGATGCCATTTTTGTGATCAATTAAAGGGAAAATGATAATGACAATCCAAGAAAGAAATTACTTAAGCAAAGAACATCAACACATAGCATTTTTGTTTTGATTCTagaataatggttattttgtttcctacatatcttgagttttacTTGGCCAAAATTTTTGTTCTTTATATGTACAAAATCTTGCGAATGTCATATTTCTCATGGGCTTGGAATAGTCAAGTTCAACCATATAGATATTTCTCAGTAATCCCTCAAAGACTGGCATGATTTAATGTTCAGTTTGCGCACAATTGACCTGTCAGTACTAAAGGGCTCATATCTCCCAAAACAGGAAAAATATTTGGAAAATTCTTATTGGAGTTTGTAGCTAACTCATCTAGCTTCGATTTGGTATATGGGACACCTCGTGGTTCATCTTGAGGCAATATTTATAAGGTCTGCAAAACGGGTCTGAATGCTAAACTGTAAAGCAGAGGTTCAGCCTGACCTGTCGGTACTAAAACAATCATACCTCTCAAACCAGACAACATATAGGGGTAATTCTTTTTGGAGGTGGTAGCTAACTCAAGTACCTTTCATTTGGTATCTATGGGACATTCTAATTCAACTTCAGGGGCAAGATATGGGGTCTGCAATTCGACACAGAAACTGGAAGTGCTGCTGAGTAAAATGCATCAGTTCTGTTTTGAACCATGAACGTTCAAAGGTTTCTGGCCATTCATATGCTATGTAAAACTCGTCCAACAAATGTACCTTAATCTTATGATGATGCTTGGATGAGGAAATAATATTTGCATCAAGAATGAAGCATGTGGGAGCATAAAAACCAAGCCAAATGCAAGGACAAACTGTCATTGTCACTTGTGGTCATACCATTTTGGGTGAGTTCCTATGTGAGTCTTAATGAGCTATGTTGGCACTAATTTGGCACGACTTGGAGCTGTTACAAGCTGTCACAAGACTCACCTACTTCCTAAGCATAATGCCAAAAGAGGACCCTCCAACATCCAATGACAACTCACCTTGCTCTCCAAGATTTATCTTTAATGTTTTATTTATTAATGCATTGTACTAGTTGAATAACAACCCTTAGATGTAGTTCTAGGATCAATTAGATGTCTCTTGCTTTCTTAGGTTTTTATTTGCCTATATAAAGGCTTCACCCTCGATTGTAAAAGACAGACTTTGGAATATATGAAAAACACTTTGCTTTGTGCAAAACAAATCGTCTTCCTTCGTGGAGTAGCCTTAATCTCGACCTTCGTGGCTTGATTAAGAAGATGAATTAAGCTTGCCTTTGTGGATGCTTAAGCTTGTGACTATCTTTACATTTTGCtgcattttattttgtttatatacaACCAGAAAATCGTCACCAAAAACAACTATTTCTTCCTTTATTGTCACTGTTTATTGTTGAAAGTTACAGACTTTCATTACTTATATTTCTCTTGATATTAATCCACTCAATTAGTCATATGTTGCGAAATATATGTTCCACAATGCCACATCTTAATCCGCGTGTCACTATTatctataaaattttattaaaagtCTACTTGAAACACCTATtaaatgtcacgtagacatcgactaaaagccacctaggattataaattattttttaatccactcttttttctttctttaaaAAAAATCGAATTAGTAATCCCTGTTCTTTTACTTCACccacatatgaatcaactacataTATTGCCGATGTCCGCGCTGAAATATAtttctatctatacaatatagttaaatgactagctaaatcatctataaaataCCATTAAAAGACTAACTTGAGTAGTATTTTATTGTCATGTGACAACTCTCAAAAACCTCCTAATATGCAATATTTCATGTCAAAATAAGTTCTAACAAATTCAAGATGTTTTATTATGCATTTACTCCActtttgtttttcctcttctCCCATTCATTGTAAGTTTGTAACCTAATTTCAACCTTTTATCTTACTCTTGAATTCTTAATTTTAATGAATGTTATagcatttatatatatatatacacacacttCATCTCTATAAGTGAAATTACATATCTTTTGTGTGTATATCTtatattgattttattttatgtttttgttaatatttctattagtaaattaagtcaaacctctttattttgttgtgttttataGGATTCAATGTCATGATCTTCTTTGATGTGAACGCTCTATTGTTATGTTGTAAGTTACTACTTTCGCCTATTGTTTTATTTTTCCAGTTTTTTAAATTTGTTTAActctttaattttcatatatgtaTAATTTCTATTCTTACCAGCTTTGAGTGCAACATGACAAACAAAACCTTATATTTCACCTCATtcataaattttttaaaaaaaataaaaaatataagttgcaaacaccaaaaaaaaaaaattgatacaaatcttttatctataaaatataattaaaaggctaccctaaaatgactaataaacgcCACGTAAACAAaaccacgtaggatccaaaaatgcACGTAAATGCCACGTAGATGTGAGCATCAAAACTCATTGCCACGTAATTGCcttattttatagatttaattcatttttctataaattaatttaatttatgtaacccttacaaatttacatcaaaatttcataatttataatcaatattgacattttaattgaacttttgtaataaaaatatgttaataaatgtcataatttataattaaaattgacattttaattgaaattttggtaataaaacatgttaataaattaaaacttttcatattacttaacatgcacccaccatttttattaacactttttccaatttaattcatttttttaattaaacattataataaattgattaaaagtcttcataatacttaacacccaccaaattaattaaaatttcttcctatgtaattaatttttataatataatatgttaataaattgattagatttctttatactacttaatacccataattttcattcatttttccctatttaattcacctcttgagttgctcggcaatcaattatgtaatttaataataccacaaaataaattaaaaataaaaataaaatatgggAGTCTATGGTTATGTGatgactataaaacctataatacctaTGATAGTTTATATTTacaatatttatttaaaatctattactcatttgcccatgagtttctaagttgtggattatattttatggtttaatttatttattttattatagagaatatattgagtattattattgagtattgttgttgttatgtcaTATAAAgcatattttaatttgttatgttattggttttataaatcctttgatttatatttaaattcatgtttttcatttggtttaatttcaatgatttacatgtgacaatgttgattcgtttgtgaagttttgccatgttgatgttttaccttttggtcaatatattttttatatgaattttaaAGCATCGTGAAATATATGTGAATGCAGATAGGACAAAgcatcacgtgggtaatctgaagagggaagaaatacaaaaggcacgaaaccGAGGTAAAAtctatctataaaatataattaaaagcctACATAAAACATATAACTTTAATTCACATGGCATTTTTATAGAGGTtaatactaattcatctatattaattacttaattatttatttttatacaatattataaaaaggcaaaactatgtattaaaaagttaattatctccaaaattgtcacatgcttataagtactagaaaaattaaaaaaaaaatagtagttGCAATCActaaaaaactaatataaactctttattttcctctcataaatttggttattaatctacctatttatttaactttaattccataagataattaaaaagcaagcgatactatctaccattattattctgcatgtcatattttaatttcggaagataatttctaaaccattctcatgcaaagtagattgtgtaaaaaaataataataatagagcaAACCTGtcacatttcatttctccttaCACCATATTTATATCTATATTAGACTTCATAATACTGAGAAAAATCtataactctataatctaaataaaaaatctataatctataaatctaattaaaaggcaaaccaaactatctaccataatctatatgtcatatttatttacatacgataatatcttaaaccactcttgtataaagtagattttgtaaaaaaaaaaaaattataattattagtaatcaagcaaaccttatacattccatttctccttactccttatttatgtttatattaaatttcataataatgacaaaaatgatgctcaaaactcaaaagtcatgaaccttgattcatatttatacttatattaaatttgataataatgaaaaaatgatgctcaaaagtcataaactcatcctcaattgtttatatatttttgttgGAAGGCAAAATTTGTAAACCAAAATTTTTCTCATCCCTATTGTTTGTAGAACTAAATGTGTCACTAATCTTCCTATGATTCTATTCCAAttaaggtaaatgtattaaggctttagattattaactaatttatttcttttttagtaCAAGTTCCATTGGTATGAAGTTTTGATCAGATTTTTCAACTTCATCGTatgtatttgttttgttctcatttagggtctACCAAGATTTGTGGTGTTGACTTATTCAAAGGTTAACATACTTATATCTCTAAGACTTCATTCCTATTCCCTCTTTCTTTCCTTATTTAAGAAGAAGTttaagttaataacgataatattgtataaaacaaATTCCACTTTTTTTGTTAGTTAATTCGCACTAATTACTGAGTTACTTTTTTATAGGGACGATTCATTGGAGAAAGAATACTATATGGAGAAGGAAAATATTAGGATTGCTTaaagaactatatattaaaaactaagtgtaagattgacgacatcaacgtgaatgagtaatagtttttagtttttttttcacctgtattttttattttagtatttgttgatttttttcatcattttacctttgaaaaaatagcactctttaatttatcgactgtgatctttatgttaacatgtaAATGCCCGTATTTTTAGTACACGATCTATCATGAATTATTCATGAGGtaatcttactatgtgatttgatattttataaagtCTCAATTACTGGAAACACTAAAAACATCACACTAAAAACAAAAtatcccgtgaaattcacgggccaCAAAACTAGTTATTAGAATCAAAAGTCAAGTCTTATATGTAGATCCGCTTGTTATTTATACCACGATCACTGAACATGATTTTGCTTTCCAAATGTCAACTGAAAATGAAATTggcataaaaaaaattaatagagATTCAATTTTTAAAAAGATTGTGTAcgattcaaaaaattcaaattaTGTACCAATATTATCTTTCATCGTGATCAAGAGTATTCTCGTTCTAAATTTTTGTATTTCCTCCATTAGTAATTCACCTACAGCCAAATAATTTATATTTAAGTCAATAACCTCTCTAAATCATTTTTCTTAAATATCAATAAAAACAATCTACAGTAATAAACTACGAAAGATGGAAATTTGCAGCGAAATCAAATAAATAGGAGTATTAGAAATTAAAATTAGTAATCCCTTTTGTATATGTGAATATTGTTACCATTTGACACTATTTATACATAAATTTTTCCACTTTGATTCAGAAGTAAATTAGTTACTTTTGGTATTCCTTAATAACTTTAATGTTGAAGATAAAATGTTGGAATATTAAAAGTTACAATTTATGTGGATAAATTCAAAATATTACTATTGAGAGAAGAAAGGTCAAAAGTATGTTAAAAGTTACACAAAAACTTTACAGAGACGGtttctcaatagcgttattgagagacgtCTCACATGATGAGGGAGGGAATTACTTATTTCTTATTTTCCatgttatgtctcccactaatttagtgggagacggtctctcacgAGACCTACTGAGTTATTAACTTCACCTATTAACTTCCCCCATTAATATGCACTTAATATTTATTAGATGACTTGtggaatataataataaatttaaattttttattttttagataAATACATTGTAAATAGCTTATCTTATCACGAGGCGATTAAAAATTACTTAAGTTCACCTATTAATCTTcccctttaataatttttttagatAACTTGTGAGATATAATAATATGTTTTTATGTTTTAGATAAATACTTTCTGAACAGTTTATCTTGGCAAGTGACGCGAAAAAACTACTCAAGTTAGCCTGTAAATTATATTGTATATATAGATGTACATAATAATTTAATGAAGTTGAGGAAGTttataacaaaaacaaatagttgcATATAtgaagagaaaaaggattacgcatcggaggtagtacctcagaccttgtagtttttgagcatatacacattttttctgagcatattaccatttataaatatagtttttgagcaatattatatttttttagtgtaatgttttagtaaatgtgctcaaaaactttatactaaaacagaacccaaaaactttaaaataaaacccagaaaataaaaaataagaggtactacctcagatgtatagtctatgaactgatATATGAACGATGATAAATTAGAGTGATGTGATTTTTATTTGTCATTCAACATATTCTAACAATAAACGCCAGAATTTTAAATTTAGTATGTATTTTGATTTGTTAAttgttgaattttttttaaaaattagaaGGTCAAACTTTGTTCTTTATTATGCTATTTAAAAACTTAGTACGTATTAAATGTTtgcaaatttattatttttttattttttcttttctaaATAATAGTGATGAGGTGGATTGCTATAATTGTGTCAAAAGTGAATTTGTGTAGTTTGgttgttttttattgtctttttatattatttatagataTACTTAAATCTCTATGACTTATTTCTCATTCCCTCTTTTTTTCACTATTTAAGAGGAAGCttaagttaataacgataatataaaataaatttcactattttgttggttaaTTACCACTAATTACCGAGTTACTTTTTTTTATAGGGACGACTCATTattggagaaagaagactatatggAAAAGTAAAAAACTAGTATtgcttaaacaactatatattGCAGACTAATTACAAGATTGACGACATCAATGTGAATGACTAATagtttttagttttgttttttcaaatttatattttattttggtatttgttgattttttttcatcattttatctttgaaaaaatAGCACTCTTCACCTACTTGACTTATTTAATTTATCGCAttgatctttatgttaacatTTCAATTCCCTTAATTTTAGTACATGATCTATCATGAATTATTCGTGTGGTGATCTTACTATGTGgtttgatattttataaaatttcaattactaaaaatactaaaaacatcatactaaaaataaaacatccctgttgccaaaaaaaaaaaaaaaaaaaaaaacatcccgtgaatttcacgggttatAAAACTAGTTGATCATTTAATCATTAGTTGTATTTAAGATAGAGATTTGATATTTCCACTGTGAGTTTTGTTAATGCCACGAACACCCCTCTAATAACCAAAAAAATCTATACTATACATGCACTAACTACTTTTGTGGCATTAACAATTTTTGTCGTGGTGTGTCCTCCCTTAAGATAGGTTTGTTTTACACAATATCTATATAGGGCGGTTTTACAAAACGATAATAGTTAGAATTAGGGCAAGCAAGTTTCGGTCTGGACTGAAAAAATGAACAATACCAGGCCATTTAGTTTGGATCGAACACGGACCAGATTCATTTAAGTCGGTTCTCGGTCCACACTTTTTGAAGTTTTGATTTTTGGTCTAGTGACGATTAATTTCGATCCGGGCTAAATAGACCAAAATTTAGGTATTTCGTGACTAATTTTGGCAACTCTTGAAAAGTAAAGTCCGCCTCATTCTATCCGTCTAAAGTTAAACGGATAGTGgacctctcacaaaatgcaagtgggaaGATAAGTGGGGTATCTATTTCCAATCCAGTCGCACTATCCACTTACATTTTGTGAGAGATATATGAAGACGGATAGTATCCAGGTACAAAGAGAATTTGTGTGAAAAGTAACCAAGTATTCAGTGTTTTGTGTGGTGTCCTGAGAATTGGAAACGTGGAGCAGTAAACAGAACATCGAAATGGGATAAAATGATCCTCACTCCATAATCTACAATGATTCTCCATTTCTGCCTCAAAAATATACGAGTAATATGAATATATGATTGGAAGTAGAGATTGATACAAAACCCAGATGAGGTATGGCTGCTGCTGCACTCAACAATGGCGTCTACCTTCCTAAACCCATAATTATATCCGCAGCACTTACAAAGCAAGGCCAGCGTTTCTTGAGCTCCATTGCAATTGCGCCTTCTTCTGAACCTTTACTCTCTAAATTTGTGTCTTCTTCTTCTAAAGCTGTTACTTTAAGTACCCTTAATCATCTTCTTTCCACTGATACTACTCACCCTCATCTCTCTTCTCTTGCTCTTCCTGTATGTCCCCTTCTTTTTCTGTTTCTTCTTGGTTGCTTCATTTTATTTCATGTTTTGCGTACATCCGAACCCCCATTAcctcgcaatttgcgggagccctcGACTCATTGAGGCactgagaaatgttaaatgttgttgttgttgttgttgttgttcaagTAGAAGAATTTATTTACTGGGTTTGATAGTGTTAGTCTGATGTTATGTTTAATTGTTATAAAAGTTGAAGAATGCGTAGTAGGAGTACTGGGTGTGGTATGTTTAATTTAATCGTATATTCGACACCCTTTTACCTTACCTAAGCCAGGAGACTGTAATGCTCTTAGGTAAATGATATGTTGTATCTAACTGATGTTGAAGTAGAAAAATGGAATGTACTGAGTTTTACAGTTTTTGGCTCATTGTATCACTTTCGTGCTCATGGCAGGAGCCTTTGATGCAATTAGGTAATGACGTTGCGCTGTCTAATTGTTTGGTTAGAAGAATGCACACTACTGAACCTACTGGTTGTATTTGTTGTACATCCGACCCCCTTGTCCCGTTAGTGACTCTAGCTTCTTTTACTTGGTAGTTGGTAATGATGTTTATCTAATTGTCATTGAAGTAGAAGAATGCATTATTCCGGGATCCATAATTTTTAGTCACAAATTGTATGCATCAGACATTCAGACCCCCTTACTGGCATACTCCCTACGCGGGAGCCTTTGAGCCGTTTGAGGTACTTGGGTAATGCTACTGTTATACCTGATTGTGACTGCAACATCATTAGTCAATTGCATCAAAGGCGAGTAATACATGGGCACTTCGAGCTTTGTATCGTTTCTCTCATATTGTTTCTGAGTCAGTATGAGCTGGGTCAAAAATTTAATGTCACTTAATACTAATGACACGAAGTTGATGTTGCAGTTGTATATGAAAATCACTCAAGTGCCATGGTTTTCCTGGAATTCAAAACTTGTTTCATGTGTGATTGCATCATTATACAAACAAGGGAGAATACAAGAAGCCGAGACTCTGGTTTCAGAAACTATTTCAACAATGTGTTTAAAGGAGCGAGATCTCGTCTCCTTCTACTGCAACTTGATCAACTCCGTTGCTAAAGTGAAATCAAAGACTGGCTTTGCATATGCTCATGCACATTTAAGGGAGCTTTTATGTACATCATCCTCCACTTTTGTGAGAAAGCGAGCTTATGAATCTCTAGTTGGAGGACTTTGTGTCATGGGTCTACCTTATGAGGCTGAAAACCTAATCAATGAAATGGGACAGCTAGGCCTAAAACCGTCACTCTTCGAGTTTAGATCTTTAGTTGAAGGGTATGGGAGGCTAGGATTATTCAGAGATATGCTACAAAGTGTTTTTCAAATGGAGAATAGCGGGTTTCCGTTGGACACAATCTCTTCAAACATGGTCCTATCGTCGTATGGTCTTCACGGTGAACTAACCGAAATGGTCAATTGGCTCCAGAGAATGAAGGCTTTAGGCATTAGCCTTTCAATTAGGACATATAACACTGTGCTAAATTCTTGCCAGACTTTTAGGTTGTTATTGCAAGATCTGAAGAGTGTTCCGATTTCATTGAATGATTTGATTTTAGTGTTAGGCGATGATGAGGCCTTACTAGTACAAGAATTGGCAGGAAACCAAGTGTTAGACGAGATGATGACGTGGAATTCTTTGGAGTCGGAGCTGGATTTACATGGAATGCACGTAAGTACATCTTACTTAGTGATGCTGCTTTGGATGGAGGAGCTTCGGCT contains the following coding sequences:
- the LOC141653340 gene encoding pentatricopeptide repeat-containing protein At2g17033 codes for the protein MAAAALNNGVYLPKPIIISAALTKQGQRFLSSIAIAPSSEPLLSKFVSSSSKAVTLSTLNHLLSTDTTHPHLSSLALPLYMKITQVPWFSWNSKLVSCVIASLYKQGRIQEAETLVSETISTMCLKERDLVSFYCNLINSVAKVKSKTGFAYAHAHLRELLCTSSSTFVRKRAYESLVGGLCVMGLPYEAENLINEMGQLGLKPSLFEFRSLVEGYGRLGLFRDMLQSVFQMENSGFPLDTISSNMVLSSYGLHGELTEMVNWLQRMKALGISLSIRTYNTVLNSCQTFRLLLQDLKSVPISLNDLILVLGDDEALLVQELAGNQVLDEMMTWNSLESELDLHGMHVSTSYLVMLLWMEELRLRFNDGKYEIPAEMRVVCGIGKHSSIRGDSPVKGMVREILVRARSPLRIDRKNIGCFIAKGKTVVDWLC